The following coding sequences lie in one Arachis ipaensis cultivar K30076 chromosome B03, Araip1.1, whole genome shotgun sequence genomic window:
- the LOC107629190 gene encoding uncharacterized protein LOC107629190, whose protein sequence is MASSSNSKPSKFSVYQNAAFSAVLTSNSIQPSNYALYSLLSFFSASAFAFLAILVRENGFIDMLKLKSVSHVTAYWLVKTLQILVGVIFMATTLALFKVMLIRRARHGGGVVAVPKSKVNNTQMVLNKHQLQLLGAKPKLESVQSDSSKKPPKSKSQSVSSDLLVPLHQPITSPSRSSRIDANGSNSNRGATARAIGTPSRSPGSSSSLYLAPGVISTPTSAQNSAGLDSVVSSPWSNSRASSAKRITSEEKLEQFLAEVGERIIESAGKLSTPPPTVPGFGIVSPGTVTGSGNTSGTTRLTPLRPVRMSPGSQKFNTPPKKGEGDLPPPMSMEESIEAFEHLGIYPQIEQWRDHLRQWFSSVLLNPLINKIETSHTQVIQAAAKLGISITISPLGNDMPSSGTPATLPAIDKTQEWQPAMALNEDGLLHQLHSTLVQAIEASKSKLPGSNMQLSPQQTPSVPIMQDCVDAITEHQRLQALIKGEWVKGLLPQSSVRADYTVQRIRELAEGTCLKNYEYLGSGEVYDKKNKKWTLELPSDSHLLLYLFCAFLEHPKWMLHVDATSYAGAHSSKNPLFLGGLPPKERFPEKYIAVISTVPSVLHPGACILVVGKQAPPIFALYWDKKPQFSLQGRSALWDSILLLCHKIKEGYGGIIRGMHLGASALSILPVMETEAED, encoded by the exons ATGGCTTCTTCGTCGAATTCCAAGCCCTCAAAGTTCTCTGTTTACCAAAACGCAGCTTTCTCCGCCGTTTTGACATCTAACAGCATTCAGCCTTCCAACTATGCTCTCTACTCACTCCTCTCTTTCTTCTCCGCCTCCGCATTCGCCTTTCTCGCCATCCTCGTCAG GGAAAATGGGTTCATTGACATGCTGAAACTCAAAAGTGTATCCCATGTCACAGCTT ATTGGCTTGTTAAGACACTGCAAATTCTTGTGGGTGTAATCTTTATGGCAACTACGTTGGCTCTTTTCAAAGTTATGTTAATTCGTAGAGCAAGACATGGTGGTGGAGTTGTAGCTGTGCCCAAGTCCAAAGTTAATAACACTCAGATGGTTCTCAATAAACATCAACTACAGCTTTTAGGGGCGAAGCCAAAGCTTGAATCGGTCCAATCTGACTCATCCAAGAAACCCCCCAAGTCTAAATCCCAGTCGGTGTCTTCAGATTTGCTTGTTCCACTACACCAGCCAATTACCAGCCCCTCTCGTTCCTCTCGCATTGATGCCAATGGTTCAAATTCCAACAGAGGAGCCACAGCACGTGCTATTGGCACCCCTTCAAGGTCACCTGGTTCCTCATCATCTTTGTATCTTGCTCCTGGAGTGATTTCAACACCAACTTCTGCTCAGAATTCAGCTGGACTGGATTCGGTAGTTTCAAGCCCTTGGTCTAATTCACGAGCCTCCTCTGCAAAAAGAATAACATCAGAGGAAAAGCTAGAACAGTTCTTAGCAGAAGTGGGTGAAAGAATTATTGAATCTGCAGGCAAGCTGTCTACTCCACCCCCCACAGTCCCTGGTTTTGGCATAGTGAGCCCTGGTACAGTTACAGGCTCAGGCAATACGTCTGGAACTACAAGGCTGACACCATTGAGGCCTGTGAGGATGTCTCCGGGATCCCAAAAGTTTAATACGCCTCCTAAGAAGGGAGAGGGTGACCTTCCCCCACCAATGTCCATGGAAGAATCAATTGAAGCTTTTGAACATCTGGGCATCTATCCCCAAATTGAGCAGTGGCGTGACCACCTCAGGCAATGGTTTTCTTCAGTTTTGCTTAATCCATTGATTAACAAGATTGAGACAAGTCACACTCAG GTTATACAAGCAGCTGCCAAACTTGGTATTTCAATCACAATCAGTCCATTGGGCAATGACATGCCATCTTCTGGAACCCCTGCTACCTTGCCAGCAATTGATAAGACTCAAGAATGGCAACCAGCAATGGCTCTCAATGAAGATGGATTGCTCCATCAGTTACATTCAACACTTGTCCAAGCTATAGAGGCTTCCAAGT CCAAGCTGCCTGGATCTAATATGCAACTGTCCCCACAACAGACTCCTTCGGTTCCTATTATGCAGGATTGTGTGGATGCCATCACGGAACACCAAAGACTCCAAGCCTTGATTAAAGGAGAGTGGGTTAAAGGCTTGCTACCTCAAAGCAGTGTTCGTGCTGATTACACTGTGCAAAGAATCCGAG AGCTGGCAGAAGGAACCTGCTTGAAGAATTATGAATATCTTGGAAGTGGCGAAGTTTATgataaaaagaacaaaaagtgGACGCTTGAACTGCCTTCGGATTCTCACTTGCTCCTGTATCTGTTCTGTGCTTTCCTAGAACATCCAAAATGGATGTTACATGTGGATGCTACATCGTATGCTGGAGCTCATTCTAGTAAGAACCCCTTGTTCTTAGGAGGCCTTCCCCCAAAGGAGAGGTTTCCAGAGAAATACATTGCTGTAATTTCGACCGTTCCTTCTGTGCTGCACCCTGGAGCATGTATCCTGGTTGTTGGGAAACAGGCTCCTCCAATTTTTGCTTTGTACTGGGACAAGAAGCCGCAATTTTCTCTTCAG GGAAGATCTGCACTTTGGGATTCTATATTGCTTTTGTGCCACAAGATTAAGGAAGGATACGGTGGTATCATCAGGGGCATGCATCTAGGTGCTTCAGCTCTAAGTATTCTTCCAGTCATGGAAACAGAAGCCGAAGATTGA